A single Oncorhynchus tshawytscha isolate Ot180627B linkage group LG01, Otsh_v2.0, whole genome shotgun sequence DNA region contains:
- the srsf2a gene encoding serine and arginine rich splicing factor 2a, with product MSYGRPPPDVEGMSSLKVDNLTYRTSPETLRRVFEKYGRVGDVYIPRDRYTKESRGFAFVRFHDKRDAEDAMDAMDGALLDGRELRVQMARYGRPPDSHFGRRGGSGPPRRHGGYGRRSRSRSASPRRRRHSRSRSRNRSRGRDYSRSRSRSYSRSCSKSRTPRKSKSPSRSRSRSRTPASNRGSRSRSKSMPKSPDDNGTES from the exons ATGAGCTACGGAAGGCCTCCGCCCGATGTCGAGGGTATGTCCTCGCTCAAAGTGGACAATCTCACGTACCGGACCTCGCCTGAGACCCTACGCCGAGTTTTCGAGAAGTATGGCCGGGTGGGAGACGTGTACATCCCCCGCGATCGGTACACTAAGGAGAGCCGTGGTTTCGCCTTTGTGAGGTTCCACGATAAGCGCGACGCTGAAGACGCGATGGACGCCATGGACGGGGCCTTGCTCGATGGGCGGGAACTGCGAGTGCAGATGGCGCGATATGGCCGTCCACCAGACTCTCACTTCGGGCGCCGAGGCGGCAGTGGACCCCCAAGGAGGCATGGAGGCTACGGGCGCAGGAGCAGAAG TCGTTCGGCCAGCCCCCGCCGGCGAAGACACAGCCGTTCCCGAAGCAGGAACCGCAGTCGTGGCCGTGACTACAGCCGCTCACGGTCTCGTTCCTACTCTAGATCCTGTTCCAAGTCCCGCACACCCCGCAAGAGCAAGTCCCCATCCCGATCAAGGTCCCGCAGCCGCACCCCGGCTTCTAACAGAGGCTCACGGTCGAGGTCCAAGAGCATGCCCAAATCCCCCGATGACAACGGAACCGAGTCTTAG